In one Luteitalea sp. genomic region, the following are encoded:
- a CDS encoding CHRD domain-containing protein: MLMPLTLAAGGLCKVCIAQEIPRPRTTSMGNSGTALAARVWHRLSAILCAVVAVTLIFRGRGRFVMRVRSCLVGVLACLVLSTASAQAAPITFTAFLTAGEEIPEPDIPVGFLPLGVAAAQFETDTDELMVGLAWLGLTTEPVAGHIHRADPATMIGPPIIDFGVFPAMTTGVLALSLSLTPVQVTSLLDGLDDGSLYFNIHTALNPAGEIRGNVGQVDVPTPPRPVPEPASLALFGLGLLAVGLLRRRLTA, from the coding sequence ATGCTGATGCCGCTTACCTTGGCCGCTGGTGGGTTGTGTAAAGTCTGCATAGCGCAAGAGATTCCGCGGCCCCGGACGACTTCGATGGGCAATTCCGGGACCGCGCTGGCGGCACGCGTTTGGCATCGTCTATCAGCGATATTGTGCGCCGTTGTGGCGGTTACGCTTATTTTTCGAGGGAGAGGGAGGTTTGTGATGCGAGTTCGTTCCTGCTTGGTTGGTGTGCTGGCGTGCCTCGTGCTGTCTACGGCATCGGCGCAGGCAGCCCCGATTACGTTTACCGCGTTCTTGACAGCCGGAGAGGAAATCCCCGAGCCAGACATTCCCGTTGGCTTCCTGCCCTTGGGCGTCGCCGCCGCACAGTTCGAGACCGATACGGACGAGCTCATGGTCGGGCTAGCTTGGTTGGGACTCACGACCGAGCCGGTTGCCGGACACATTCACCGCGCTGACCCTGCGACGATGATTGGCCCACCCATCATCGACTTCGGAGTATTTCCGGCGATGACCACCGGTGTCCTGGCGCTATCGCTGAGCTTGACGCCTGTCCAGGTCACTTCTTTGCTCGACGGGCTCGACGATGGGAGCCTATATTTCAACATCCACACCGCCCTTAACCCTGCGGGCGAGATTCGCGGCAACGTCGGTCAGGTCGACGTTCCCACGCCGCCCAGACCGGTTCCCGAGCCTGCCAGCCTGGCCCTGTTCGGCCTGGGGCTGCTCGCCGTCGGACTGCTGCGCCGCCGACTGACTGCGTAG
- a CDS encoding FtsX-like permease family protein: MRSTARSNRRCRRSSSSRTRQDEDPGFLTFYVRTSLDPAQVIGALPKVVARLDPDLPVQNLRTMEQQVRDNVFMDRVISVLSTSFAMLATLLAAVGLYGVLAYTVAQRTREIGLRMALGAAPGRVRRMVLRQVGLMTVVGGVIGLAGAVALGRAAQALLFELRGYDTAVLMSAAVALTLVALCAGFIPAHRASRVDPMRALRYQ, translated from the coding sequence ATGCGAAGTACAGCGCGGTCAAACAGGAGGTGCCGCCGCTCTTCTTCCAGCCGTACCCGCCAGGACGAGGATCCCGGGTTCCTCACGTTCTACGTTCGCACATCGCTGGATCCCGCGCAGGTGATCGGTGCACTGCCGAAGGTCGTGGCGCGGCTCGATCCCGACCTGCCTGTCCAAAACCTGCGGACGATGGAGCAACAGGTCCGCGACAACGTATTCATGGATCGGGTCATCAGCGTCTTGTCGACCTCTTTCGCGATGCTCGCCACGCTGCTTGCCGCCGTCGGCCTGTACGGCGTGCTTGCCTATACGGTTGCGCAGCGTACACGCGAGATCGGCCTGCGGATGGCGCTCGGTGCCGCACCCGGGCGGGTGCGCCGGATGGTCTTGCGGCAGGTTGGGTTGATGACGGTTGTGGGCGGCGTGATTGGCCTCGCCGGGGCGGTCGCGCTCGGGCGGGCCGCGCAGGCACTGCTCTTCGAGCTGCGGGGTTACGACACAGCCGTCCTCATGAGTGCCGCCGTGGCACTGACCCTGGTCGCGTTGTGCGCCGGATTCATCCCGGCGCACCGGGCATCGCGCGTGGATCCAATGCGGGCGCTTCGGTATCAGTGA